From the Daphnia magna isolate NIES linkage group LG3, ASM2063170v1.1, whole genome shotgun sequence genome, one window contains:
- the LOC116919714 gene encoding plasmolipin: MSETGFPGTYSTTTVTQTATTVTTNIRFDPSYVRTIPGMLKIAIMVLNILGFICVMVSEVNWHSRANWFNFCAMGGFWITGILLAFYLFHVIEKLYFIPWIMLEMGYCGLWCFFMLTASAACAAQGSLFEAWAAASFFGFIAMIVYGVDAFFKFKAWRAGEIAQGERVRTVQKSETVGTPAY; encoded by the exons ATGTCTGAAACGGGATTTCCTGGAACCTACTCGACGACAACCGTCACACAGACGGCCACCACAGTCACCACTAATATCCGCTTTGATCCGTCCTACGTTCGCACTATTCCTGGCATGCTGAAAATAGCCATCATG GTTTTGAACATTCTGGGCTTCATCTGCGTCATGGTGTCGGAAGTGAATTGGCATTCAAGAGCCAACTGGTTCAATTTTTGCGCCATGGGCGGGTTCTGGATCACGGGTATCCTGTTGGCGTTTTATCTGTTTCACGTCATCGAGAAACTGTACTTCATTCCGTGGATCATGCTG GAGATGGGTTACTGTGGCCTGTGGTGTTTCTTCATGCTGACTGCCTCTGCTGCCTGCGCTGCCCAAGGCAGCCTTTTTGAAGCTTGGGCTGCCGCTTCC TTCTTTGGCTTCATTGCCATGATTGTCTACGGAGTGGATGCTTTCTTCAAGTTCAAAGCTTGGCGTGCTGGAGAAATCGCCCAGGGTGAACGAGTCAGGACCGTGCAAAAGAGCGAAACCGTCGGCACTCCTGCCTATTAA
- the LOC116919693 gene encoding protein eyes shut isoform X1: MVGFDSCLVTIGFMAFFMVSPSAAAYGSRNNIIDAELIKEVELHQYQPPPSGAAAQLNDVLACQSDPCFHGLCIDHINNSSYSCFCEDGYTGYQCQTDWNECWNGPCKNGGTCVDGIGRYHCLCLPGYTGDDCQVDIDECQSDPCQNGATCQDGTNGYRCRCLPGYEGAFCQIDVAVCRHQHSNASSRDLFLPPTCRHGARCVEGPGLAYYCLCPEGWTGKHCETDVDECCSNPCKNGGLCIDLIGSYQCACPHGFSGRNCETALERCDDKHCSYQGICWLDDDDGQTSCYCRPDFHGVHCENQYNECLLPGTKCLNGGQCIDQVDGYSCSCPPLWTGPRCQSSNNQIGNEQHEEQETAMSTVSTMTSITVVTPQRSTVTAMTPLQDPITTLPSLLSTLELESDPTTPEWTTWISTITTNLSRDIENTIWTTMGVSEETTTMSINGSMVQDLPTTISDETSTITSTDALDTTTAVADTMTPMTHQTATQFKTTVQSSIGTTFVPFLPESTIKPETSEGERESKSSTTVTRPMSSSSTASTTVISHSTRLGHGISSTATTIAANTLFTLHNDRHTEDVTAGGTTTIHLPTNGRPPEVDHVPAATEHETDMTTNGHFELDNRPLLHPDDNTTESSLPTDLSLTLTTVSRELVDVSNQTTTTTTTTTMVKVLAVEPPLMDPSLLPGEIPANSCDSNICMNGGTCVMTAEGWQCRCSWRNEGRRCETDRKLKVPQFHGNSYLSYAVADRTQADDQNQQQVLEARLEFSTMAPLGLIAYIHSIDAHVYLAVYVERGALKFRLSCGRQQMTLVETKYNVSDGDIHAIFMRFLKVEDRNSSSSFCMGSVKLNNSYSMNGEQRLADDEHFTWPGRLHIGGRPYGVPTPAELVFLPGIVGCAYNLEIDGQRLDMIADAVQGKALDECPDRRANCGGLRCLNGGICRANFDSNAQQNGDQQFDERGGGCICPMGWVGDQCKIRQCPCNPCQVNSTCLMSSNDQMICVCSYGRIGSLCEIAVNVTRPQFDGTFMGHSSYLSLTPPPFIREHFEMKFSFVTDDARQVALLLFIGQPINADQVTLAGIEEKKDFLAVSFIRGHVALTWDLGSGARRIFTARPVSVSTMGGHSVHVGMRGRVAWLQVNNQPTVTGRSPGLMSVLNAHPSLFLGGHSSFNHSRLPSDLPLHSGFRGCIYDLVFRSREFADRDQEFDHHNTINHWLPVVQSGRGVRQCSIPSCRLRMSKNSGENMTSLGSNDVEEPFEDVC; the protein is encoded by the exons ATGGTCGGATTTGACAGCTGTTTGGTTACCATCGGATTCATGGCCTTTTTCATGGTCTCGCCGTCTGCTGCCGCTTACGGTTCAAGAAACAACATCATCGATGCGGAATTGATTAAAGAAGTAGAGCTACATCAGTATCAGCCGCCTCCGTCAGGTGCAGCAGCACAGCTTAATGATGTTTTGGCGTGCCAGTCGGATCCCTGCTTTCACGGCCTTTGCATTGACCACATAAACAA TTCGAGTTATTCGTGTTTCTGCGAGGACGGGTATACCGGCTATCAATGTCAAACAGATTGGAATGAATGCTGGAATGGTCCGTGCAAAAACGGAGGCACCTGCGTCGACGGTATTGGAAGATATCATTGCCTTTGTCTCCCAGGTTACACCG gCGACGATTGTCAAGTCGATATCGACGAATGCCAATCGGATCCATGTCAGAACGGAGCCACTTGTCAGGACGGCACCAACGGATACCGTTGTCGCTGTTTGCCCGGCTACGAAGGCGCATTTTGCCAAATAGATGTGGCCGTTTGTCGTCATCAACATAGTAATGCGAGCAGTCGTGATCTCTTCCTACCGCCCACCTGCCGTCATGGTGCCCGTTGCGTGGAAGGCCCCGGCTTGGCCTATTACTGTCTCTGTCCGGAAG gttggaCGGGCAAGCATTGCGAGACGGACGTGGATGAATGTTGCAGTAATCCGTGCAAGAACGGAGGTCTTTGCATCGATTTAATTGGAAGTTACCAATGCGCATGTCCCCACG GTTTTAGCGGCCGTAATTGCGAGACGGCACTGGAGCGATGCGACGATAAGCATTGCAGCTACCAGGGCATCTGTTGGCTGGATGACGACGACGGCCAAACTTCCTGCTACTGCCGTCCCGATTTCCACGGAGTCCATTGCGAGAACCAATATAACGAGTGCCTTCTGCCAGGGACCAAATGTCTCAACGGTGGCCAATGTATCGACCAGGTGGACGGCTATTCCTGCTCCTGCCCACCACTTTG GACTGGACCACGCTGCCAATCGTCCAATAATCAAATAGGAAACGAACAACACGAAGAACAAGAAACGGCAATGTCGACTGTCTCGACCATGACGTCGATAACAGTTGTTACCCCGCAACGATCGACGGTGACAGCGATGACGCCCCTCCAAGATCCTATTACGACTCTGCCGAGTTTACTCTCGACGCTGGAGCTGGAATCGGATCCAACGACACCGGAATGGACCACGTGGATTTCCACGATTACAACTAATCTTTCGCGAGATATTGAAAACACCATCTGGACGACTATGGGCGTGTCGGAAGAGACTACAACCATGTCCATTAACGGATCGATGGTTCAAGACTTGCCGACAACAATATCCGATGAAACGTCGACCATCACGTCCACCGATGCGTTGGACACCACTACGGCAGTGGCGGACACTATGACGCCAATGACGCATCAAACGGCCACCCAGTTCAAAACCACCGTTCAGTCTTCTATCGGGACGACATTCGTTCCATTCCTTCCGGAATCCACAATAAAGCCGGAGACTAGCGAGGGCGAACGCGAGTCGAAGAGCAGCACAACAGTCACTCGTCccatgtcttcttcttcgacaGCATCGACCACCGTCATCTCTCATTCCACTCGATTGGGTCACGGGATTTCTTCCACCGCCACAACAATTGCCGCTAATACTTTATTCACGCTGCACAACGACAGGCACACGGAAGATGTGACAGCTGGTGGCACAACAACGATCCATCTGCCTACAAACGGACGACCTCCCGAAGTTGATCACGTCCCTGCCGCTACGGAACACGAAACGGACATGACTACAAATGGCCATTTCGAATTAGATAATCGTCCGTTGCTCCATCCGGATGACAACACTACGGAATCGTCTTTGCCGACAGATCTATCGTTGACACTGACGACCGTCTCCCGTGAACTTGTTGACGTAAGCAATCAAACAACGacgacaacgacgacgacgacgatggTGAAAGTACTGGCGGTTGAACCTCCGCTGATGGACCCGAGTTTATTGCCGGGCGAAATCCCAGCCAATTCGTGCGACAGCAATATTTGCATGAACGGAGGAACGTGCGTCATGACCGCCGAAGGATGGCAG TGCCGTTGCTCGTGGAGGAACGAAGGCCGTCGTTGCGAAACGGACAGGAAATTGAAAGTACCGCAATTTCACGGCAATTCTTACCTAAGTTATGCGGTAGCAGATCGCACGCAAGCCGATGATCAAAACCAGCAGCAAGTATTGGAAGCTCGACTCGAGTTCAGCACGATGGCACCTTTGGGTTTGATCGCCTACATCCACAGCATCGACGCCCACGTCTACCTGGCCGTTTACGTCGAGAGAGGCGCCCTCAAATTCCGTTTGTCTTGCGGCCGTCAGCAAATGACGCTGGTCGAAACCAAATACAACGTCAGTGACGGAGATATACACGCCATTTTTATGAG ATTTCTCAAAGTGGAAGACCGAAATTCGTCCAGCAGCTTTTGCATGGGCTCTGTTAAACTGAATAATTCCTACTCGATGAACGGGGAGCAGAGATTGGCCGATGACGAACATTTCACTTGGCCGGGCAGACTTCACATTGGCGGGCGGCCGTATGGAGTGCCAACACCAGCCGAGCTCGTCTTCTTGCCCGGCATTGTCGGATGTGCCTATAATCTAGAG ATTGACGGCCAACGGCTGGATATGATCGCAGACGCTGTCCAAGGCAAAGCCCTGGACGAGTGTCCCGATCGTCGGGCCAATTGCGGTGGATTGCGATGCCTAAACGGCGGAATATGCCGCGCAAATTTCGACAGCAATGCCCAACAAAATGGCGATCAGCAATTCGACGAAAGAGGTGGCGGTTGCATCTGCCCGATGGGTTGGGTGGGCGATCAGTGCAAGATCCGCCAGTGCCCTTGCAATCCGTGCCAAGTCAACAGCACCTGTTTAATGAGCTCCAACGATCAAATGATTTGCGTTTGCAGTTACGGCCGTATCGGGTCTCTCTGTGAAATAG CGGTGAACGTGACCCGTCCTCAATTCGATGGCACGTTCATGGGCCACTCGTCTTACCTGAGTCTGACTCCGCCGCCATTCATCCGCGAACACTTTGAGATGAAATTCAGTTTCGTCACGGACGATGCCCGTCAAGTGGCTCTACTCCTTTTCATCGGCCAACCAATCAATGCTGATCAAGTCACGCTAGCGGGAATCGAAGAGAAAAAGGACTTTCTGGCCGTTAGTTTCATTCGCGGTCACGTGGCACTGACTTGGGACTTGGGTTCGGGAGCCAGACGGATCTTTACGGCTCGGCCAGTCTCCGTCTCCACAATGGGCGGCCATTCGGTCCATGTCGGAATGCGAGGCCGCGTCGCGTGGCTTCAGGTCAACAATCAGCCAACGGTGACGGGCAGATCGCCCGGACTCATGTCCGTCCTCAACGCTCATCCCAGCCTATTTCTGGGCGGCCACTCTTCGTTCAACCATTCACGATTACCGTCCGACCTACCGTTGCACTCCGGCTTCCGTGGATGCATCTACGACTTGGTGTTCCGCTCGCGTGAATTCGCCGACCGCGATCAAGAATTCGACCACCATAACACGATCAACCACTGGCTACCGGTGGTTCAATCGGGCCGGGGCGTCCGTCAGTGCTCCATTCCGTCGTGTCGACTGCGCATGTCCAAGAACAGCGGCGAAAACATGACGTCTTTGGGCAGTAACGATGTGGAGGAACCTTTCGAAGACGTTTGTTGA
- the LOC116919693 gene encoding protein eyes shut isoform X2, whose translation MVGFDSCLVTIGFMAFFMVSPSAAAYGSRNNIIDAELIKEVELHQYQPPPSGAAAQLNDVLACQSDPCFHGLCIDHINNSSYSCFCEDGYTGYQCQTDWNECWNGPCKNGGTCVDGIGRYHCLCLPGYTGDDCQVDIDECQSDPCQNGATCQDGTNGYRCRCLPGYEGAFCQIDVAVCRHQHSNASSRDLFLPPTCRHGARCVEGPGLAYYCLCPEGWTGKHCETDVDECCSNPCKNGGLCIDLIGSYQCACPHGFSGRNCETALERCDDKHCSYQGICWLDDDDGQTSCYCRPDFHGVHCENQYNECLLPGTKCLNGGQCIDQVDGYSCSCPPLWTGPRCQSSNNQIGNEQHEEQETAMSTVSTMTSITVVTPQRSTVTAMTPLQDPITTLPSLLSTLELESDPTTPEWTTWISTITTNLSRDIENTIWTTMGVSEETTTMSINGSMVQDLPTTISDETSTITSTDALDTTTAVADTMTPMTHQTATQFKTTVQSSIGTTFVPFLPESTIKPETSEGERESKSSTTVTRPMSSSSTASTTVISHSTRLGHGISSTATTIAANTLFTLHNDRHTEDVTAGGTTTIHLPTNGRPPEVDHVPAATEHETDMTTNGHFELDNRPLLHPDDNTTESSLPTDLSLTLTTVSRELVDVSNQTTTTTTTTTMVKVLAVEPPLMDPSLLPGEIPANSCDSNICMNGGTCVMTAEGWQCRCSWRNEGRRCETDRKLKVPQFHGNSYLSYAVADRTQADDQNQQQVLEARLEFSTMAPLGLIAYIHSIDAHVYLAVYVERGALKFRLSCGRQQMTLVETKYNVSDGDIHAIFMRFLKVEDRNSSSSFCMGSVKLNNSYSMNGEQRLADDEHFTWPGRLHIGGRPYGVPTPAELVFLPGIVGCAYNLEIDGQRLDMIADAVQGKALDECPDRRANCGGLRCLNGGICRANFDSNAQQNGDQQFDERGGGCICPMGWVGDQCKIRQCPCNPCQVNSTCLMSSNDQMICVCSYGRIGSLCEIG comes from the exons ATGGTCGGATTTGACAGCTGTTTGGTTACCATCGGATTCATGGCCTTTTTCATGGTCTCGCCGTCTGCTGCCGCTTACGGTTCAAGAAACAACATCATCGATGCGGAATTGATTAAAGAAGTAGAGCTACATCAGTATCAGCCGCCTCCGTCAGGTGCAGCAGCACAGCTTAATGATGTTTTGGCGTGCCAGTCGGATCCCTGCTTTCACGGCCTTTGCATTGACCACATAAACAA TTCGAGTTATTCGTGTTTCTGCGAGGACGGGTATACCGGCTATCAATGTCAAACAGATTGGAATGAATGCTGGAATGGTCCGTGCAAAAACGGAGGCACCTGCGTCGACGGTATTGGAAGATATCATTGCCTTTGTCTCCCAGGTTACACCG gCGACGATTGTCAAGTCGATATCGACGAATGCCAATCGGATCCATGTCAGAACGGAGCCACTTGTCAGGACGGCACCAACGGATACCGTTGTCGCTGTTTGCCCGGCTACGAAGGCGCATTTTGCCAAATAGATGTGGCCGTTTGTCGTCATCAACATAGTAATGCGAGCAGTCGTGATCTCTTCCTACCGCCCACCTGCCGTCATGGTGCCCGTTGCGTGGAAGGCCCCGGCTTGGCCTATTACTGTCTCTGTCCGGAAG gttggaCGGGCAAGCATTGCGAGACGGACGTGGATGAATGTTGCAGTAATCCGTGCAAGAACGGAGGTCTTTGCATCGATTTAATTGGAAGTTACCAATGCGCATGTCCCCACG GTTTTAGCGGCCGTAATTGCGAGACGGCACTGGAGCGATGCGACGATAAGCATTGCAGCTACCAGGGCATCTGTTGGCTGGATGACGACGACGGCCAAACTTCCTGCTACTGCCGTCCCGATTTCCACGGAGTCCATTGCGAGAACCAATATAACGAGTGCCTTCTGCCAGGGACCAAATGTCTCAACGGTGGCCAATGTATCGACCAGGTGGACGGCTATTCCTGCTCCTGCCCACCACTTTG GACTGGACCACGCTGCCAATCGTCCAATAATCAAATAGGAAACGAACAACACGAAGAACAAGAAACGGCAATGTCGACTGTCTCGACCATGACGTCGATAACAGTTGTTACCCCGCAACGATCGACGGTGACAGCGATGACGCCCCTCCAAGATCCTATTACGACTCTGCCGAGTTTACTCTCGACGCTGGAGCTGGAATCGGATCCAACGACACCGGAATGGACCACGTGGATTTCCACGATTACAACTAATCTTTCGCGAGATATTGAAAACACCATCTGGACGACTATGGGCGTGTCGGAAGAGACTACAACCATGTCCATTAACGGATCGATGGTTCAAGACTTGCCGACAACAATATCCGATGAAACGTCGACCATCACGTCCACCGATGCGTTGGACACCACTACGGCAGTGGCGGACACTATGACGCCAATGACGCATCAAACGGCCACCCAGTTCAAAACCACCGTTCAGTCTTCTATCGGGACGACATTCGTTCCATTCCTTCCGGAATCCACAATAAAGCCGGAGACTAGCGAGGGCGAACGCGAGTCGAAGAGCAGCACAACAGTCACTCGTCccatgtcttcttcttcgacaGCATCGACCACCGTCATCTCTCATTCCACTCGATTGGGTCACGGGATTTCTTCCACCGCCACAACAATTGCCGCTAATACTTTATTCACGCTGCACAACGACAGGCACACGGAAGATGTGACAGCTGGTGGCACAACAACGATCCATCTGCCTACAAACGGACGACCTCCCGAAGTTGATCACGTCCCTGCCGCTACGGAACACGAAACGGACATGACTACAAATGGCCATTTCGAATTAGATAATCGTCCGTTGCTCCATCCGGATGACAACACTACGGAATCGTCTTTGCCGACAGATCTATCGTTGACACTGACGACCGTCTCCCGTGAACTTGTTGACGTAAGCAATCAAACAACGacgacaacgacgacgacgacgatggTGAAAGTACTGGCGGTTGAACCTCCGCTGATGGACCCGAGTTTATTGCCGGGCGAAATCCCAGCCAATTCGTGCGACAGCAATATTTGCATGAACGGAGGAACGTGCGTCATGACCGCCGAAGGATGGCAG TGCCGTTGCTCGTGGAGGAACGAAGGCCGTCGTTGCGAAACGGACAGGAAATTGAAAGTACCGCAATTTCACGGCAATTCTTACCTAAGTTATGCGGTAGCAGATCGCACGCAAGCCGATGATCAAAACCAGCAGCAAGTATTGGAAGCTCGACTCGAGTTCAGCACGATGGCACCTTTGGGTTTGATCGCCTACATCCACAGCATCGACGCCCACGTCTACCTGGCCGTTTACGTCGAGAGAGGCGCCCTCAAATTCCGTTTGTCTTGCGGCCGTCAGCAAATGACGCTGGTCGAAACCAAATACAACGTCAGTGACGGAGATATACACGCCATTTTTATGAG ATTTCTCAAAGTGGAAGACCGAAATTCGTCCAGCAGCTTTTGCATGGGCTCTGTTAAACTGAATAATTCCTACTCGATGAACGGGGAGCAGAGATTGGCCGATGACGAACATTTCACTTGGCCGGGCAGACTTCACATTGGCGGGCGGCCGTATGGAGTGCCAACACCAGCCGAGCTCGTCTTCTTGCCCGGCATTGTCGGATGTGCCTATAATCTAGAG ATTGACGGCCAACGGCTGGATATGATCGCAGACGCTGTCCAAGGCAAAGCCCTGGACGAGTGTCCCGATCGTCGGGCCAATTGCGGTGGATTGCGATGCCTAAACGGCGGAATATGCCGCGCAAATTTCGACAGCAATGCCCAACAAAATGGCGATCAGCAATTCGACGAAAGAGGTGGCGGTTGCATCTGCCCGATGGGTTGGGTGGGCGATCAGTGCAAGATCCGCCAGTGCCCTTGCAATCCGTGCCAAGTCAACAGCACCTGTTTAATGAGCTCCAACGATCAAATGATTTGCGTTTGCAGTTACGGCCGTATCGGGTCTCTCTGTGAAATAGGTTAG
- the LOC116919704 gene encoding neugrin: protein MWKVVTRLVQNRSLSTFSHNFSTHKGLPNSDTEFVQKKQRYKQTDDFGHPEKTHFRSRGSGYQDRNGNSAYSESRHNSFVNIVDNSWEESAGKNNRYSNKTDSHRSEYRDQGKGQYGEPRERGNANLSKIGVPGKWKVGAGFVRESDRLRDIQDRCRGNFKKMANFTIKREPGIRRQAKVLEEFSDPNIFPREEELDGEVDVVKLDKVYDKYQQNKQDIKELTKLRIVKQKYFKDTTEEKTLTWSDKEHIRFLHNSDPQQWTIEMIAEHFRIEPHVAKAVASAKWIPKKSKLQEEISSNSTEIYPPVNEKSEQQTAKRQSFEDKQIMTWHEVTKDMGVTCDAVSKNQSKSKPASVELEDVGVDKDLVLQYLSPGSPSKWASRKSSQTNVKLDEAEEVRQVIGKQIAPQQHLEIKQNTEDGEKNIGDVYQKGDAFFTSEGELLYRVPNLSK from the exons ATGTGGAAAGTCGTTACTCGTTTGGTCCAGAATAGAAGCCTATCGACCTTTAGCCATAATTTTTCCACTCACAAAGGATTGCCTAATTCAGATACCGAATTCgttcaaaagaaacaaaggtACAAACAAACTGATGATTTTGGACACCCAGAAAAGACACATTTTAGAAGTAGAGGATCCGGCTATCAAGATCGCAATGGAAACAGTGCTTACTCTGAAAGTAGACATAACAGTTTCGTCAACATAGTTGATAACAGCTGGGAAGAAAGTGCGGGGAAAAACAACAGGTATTCAAACAAAACAGACTCTCACAGGTCTGAATATAGAGATCAAGGAAAAGGACAATATGGAGAACCTAGAGAAAGAGGAAATGCTAACCTATCCAAAATTGGTGTTCCTGGAAAATGGAAAGTTGGTGCTGGTTTTGTCAGAGAATCTGACAGGCTACGTGACATACAGGATAGATGCAGAGGAAACTTCAAGAAGATGGCTAACTTCACAATCAAGAGAGAACCTGGCATAAGAAGACAGGCCAAGGTGCTTGAGGAATTTTCAGACCCAAATATATTTCCAAGAGAGGAAGAGCTTGATGGTGAAGTGGATGTTGTGAAGCTTGATAAGGTGTATGACAAGTATCAGCAGAACAAACAGGACATAAAAGAACTCACCAAGTTAAGAATTGTCAAGCAAAAGTATTTTAAAGATACTACAGAAGAAAAGACACTTACCTGGTCAGATAAAGAACACATTCGCTTCTTACACAACAGCGATCCACAACAGTGGACCATTGAGATGATCGCGGAACACTTTCGTATTGAACCCCATGTAGCGAAAGCAGTCGCTAGCGCCAAATGGATTCCGAAGAAGTCCAAATTGCAGGAAGAAATTTCATCAAACTCTACTGAAATCTACCCACCAGTTAATGAGAAAAGTGAGCAGCAAACTGCAAAACGTCAATCGTTTGAGGACAAACAAATAATGACGTGGCATGAAGTGACAAAAGACATGGGGGTAACATGTGATGCCGTAAGTAAAAACCAATCGAAATCCAAACCAGCCAGTGTTGAATTAGAAGACGTTGGTGTCGATAAAGACTTGGTGCTTCAATATCTTTCCCCTGGATCACCGTCTAAATGGGCTTCTCGAAAGTCTAGCCAAACGAATGTAAAACTTGACGAAGCCGAAGAAGTTAGACAGGTTATTGGAAAACAAATTGCTCCTCAg CAACATCtagaaatcaaacaaaacacagaAGATGGTGAAAAAAATATAGGTGATGTCTACCAAAAAGGCGATGCATTCTTCACATCTGAAGGAGAACTGCTTTATCGAGTTCCCAATTTATCCAAATAG
- the LOC116919711 gene encoding uncharacterized protein LOC116919711 isoform X1 has protein sequence MAEDAQRRVESALSSFVDEIEKSNLRKMQQRSSWKMGLVSDSCLNQKELLGTSTENQEKRITLVDLSSSIDISDIVEEDDVKRMAYFYVYATKLQSLASTGGNSMGLASGFLDLKPLMHWSVVVKFESPESIYTLDADTSGGLTGAKFVVKVKRQYPEKVRRKIEVGSIIISPQQVIRCARKLYLNEGKYDFIFANCQSWAHKFCCEISPDFAANLPVTIGDCTTIATTIGVSVISLGAAGIGIGWALCKMLQNRQSKLPSSMNEEEENDDI, from the exons ATGGCTGAAGATGCTCAACGCCGAGTAGAGTCAGCTCTCTCCAGTTTTGTCGATGAAATCGAAAAATCCAATCTCAGAAAAATGCAG CAGAGATCGTCTTGGAAAATGGGACTTGTTTCTGATTCGTGTCTGAACCAAAAAGAACTCCTTGGGACGTCTACGGAGAATCAG gaGAAACGTATTACACTTGTCGATTTGTCATCCAGTATAGACATCAGTGACATTGTGGAAGAAGATGATGTGAAAAGGATGGCCTATTTTTATGTCTACGCCACAAAACTGCAGTCTTTGGCTTCTACTGGCGGGAATAGCATGGGGTTGGCTTCAGGTTTTCTCGATCTGAAACCTCTAATGCATTGGAGTGTTGTCGTCAAATTCGAGTCACCTGAATCCATTTACACGTTGGACGCAGACACATCGGGTGGTCTTACAGGTGCCAAATTTGTCGTTAAGGTAAAACGCCAATATCCTGAAAAAGTGCGTCGCAAAATAGAAGTTGGATCGATAATTATTTCCCCACAACAAGTGATTCGATGCGCCCGGAAATTATACCTTAATGAGGGCAAGTACGACTTCATTTTTGCCAATTGTCAGTCTTGGGCGCACAAATTCTGTTGTGAGATTTCGCCGGATTTTGCTGCCAATCTTCCTGTCACAATAGGTGACTGCACGACGATAGCAACAACCATTGGGGTGAGTGTTATTTCCTTGGGTGCCGCCGGTATAGGCATAGGATGGGCACTTTGTAAAATGCTCCAGAATCGTCAATCGAAATTGCCTTCATCGATGaacgaagaggaagaaaatgatgacatttga
- the LOC116919711 gene encoding uncharacterized protein LOC116919711 isoform X2, producing MAEDAQRRVESALSSFVDEIEKSNLRKMQRSSWKMGLVSDSCLNQKELLGTSTENQEKRITLVDLSSSIDISDIVEEDDVKRMAYFYVYATKLQSLASTGGNSMGLASGFLDLKPLMHWSVVVKFESPESIYTLDADTSGGLTGAKFVVKVKRQYPEKVRRKIEVGSIIISPQQVIRCARKLYLNEGKYDFIFANCQSWAHKFCCEISPDFAANLPVTIGDCTTIATTIGVSVISLGAAGIGIGWALCKMLQNRQSKLPSSMNEEEENDDI from the exons ATGGCTGAAGATGCTCAACGCCGAGTAGAGTCAGCTCTCTCCAGTTTTGTCGATGAAATCGAAAAATCCAATCTCAGAAAAATGCAG AGATCGTCTTGGAAAATGGGACTTGTTTCTGATTCGTGTCTGAACCAAAAAGAACTCCTTGGGACGTCTACGGAGAATCAG gaGAAACGTATTACACTTGTCGATTTGTCATCCAGTATAGACATCAGTGACATTGTGGAAGAAGATGATGTGAAAAGGATGGCCTATTTTTATGTCTACGCCACAAAACTGCAGTCTTTGGCTTCTACTGGCGGGAATAGCATGGGGTTGGCTTCAGGTTTTCTCGATCTGAAACCTCTAATGCATTGGAGTGTTGTCGTCAAATTCGAGTCACCTGAATCCATTTACACGTTGGACGCAGACACATCGGGTGGTCTTACAGGTGCCAAATTTGTCGTTAAGGTAAAACGCCAATATCCTGAAAAAGTGCGTCGCAAAATAGAAGTTGGATCGATAATTATTTCCCCACAACAAGTGATTCGATGCGCCCGGAAATTATACCTTAATGAGGGCAAGTACGACTTCATTTTTGCCAATTGTCAGTCTTGGGCGCACAAATTCTGTTGTGAGATTTCGCCGGATTTTGCTGCCAATCTTCCTGTCACAATAGGTGACTGCACGACGATAGCAACAACCATTGGGGTGAGTGTTATTTCCTTGGGTGCCGCCGGTATAGGCATAGGATGGGCACTTTGTAAAATGCTCCAGAATCGTCAATCGAAATTGCCTTCATCGATGaacgaagaggaagaaaatgatgacatttga